The Kiloniellales bacterium genome contains a region encoding:
- the pdhA gene encoding pyruvate dehydrogenase (acetyl-transferring) E1 component subunit alpha gives MDTAEDEEPLAGLKISYTRLIDPEGKAQGQLPDFAQDPEALKALYRAMVRARTFDQKAVSLQRTGRLGTYASCLGQEAVGVGVAAAMAPEDVLLPSFREHAAQMLRGVTLTELLLYWGGDERGSDFAGPREDFPVCIPVGTHAPHAAGVALAFKLRGEARVAVCVFGDGATSRGDVYEAMNLAGVWALPLVFVVNNNQWAISVPRSKQSATATLAQKAVAAGFAGEQVDGNDVVAVRARVGAALDNARKGGGPHLIEALSYRLSDHTTVDDASRYRSDEEVSARWKEEPIARLRIYLTEAGHWTKAEEEALITACSEEVESATEAYLATPPQPPESLFDHLYAELPEDLAVQRAFLVAEAEHG, from the coding sequence TTGGACACCGCAGAAGACGAAGAACCGCTTGCCGGGCTGAAGATTTCCTACACCCGGTTGATCGACCCCGAAGGCAAGGCCCAGGGCCAATTGCCAGATTTCGCGCAGGATCCAGAGGCCCTGAAGGCGCTCTACCGCGCCATGGTGCGGGCCCGGACCTTCGACCAGAAGGCGGTTTCGCTGCAGCGCACCGGTCGCCTCGGCACCTATGCCTCTTGCCTCGGCCAGGAGGCCGTCGGGGTCGGCGTCGCGGCGGCCATGGCCCCGGAGGACGTTCTGCTGCCGTCGTTCCGGGAGCATGCGGCGCAGATGCTGCGCGGTGTCACCCTCACCGAGCTCCTGCTCTACTGGGGCGGGGACGAGCGGGGCAGCGATTTCGCCGGTCCGCGCGAGGACTTCCCAGTCTGCATCCCGGTCGGGACCCACGCACCTCACGCCGCGGGCGTTGCGCTCGCCTTCAAGCTGCGGGGCGAAGCCCGGGTCGCGGTCTGTGTCTTCGGCGACGGGGCGACCTCCAGGGGCGACGTCTACGAAGCCATGAACCTGGCCGGTGTCTGGGCGCTGCCCTTGGTCTTCGTCGTGAACAACAACCAGTGGGCCATCTCGGTGCCGCGCAGCAAGCAGAGCGCCACGGCGACTCTCGCGCAGAAAGCCGTCGCCGCCGGCTTCGCTGGCGAGCAAGTCGACGGCAACGACGTCGTCGCGGTTCGGGCCCGGGTCGGTGCGGCGCTGGACAATGCGCGAAAGGGCGGCGGACCACATCTGATCGAAGCCCTGAGTTACCGGCTGAGCGATCACACCACGGTCGACGATGCCAGCCGCTACCGCAGCGACGAGGAGGTCAGCGCCCGCTGGAAGGAAGAGCCGATCGCGCGACTGCGGATCTACCTGACCGAGGCCGGCCATTGGACCAAGGCCGAGGAAGAAGCCCTGATCACGGCCTGCAGCGAGGAAGTCGAATCTGCGACCGAGGCCTACCTGGCGACGCCGCCACAACCGCCAGAGAGCCTCTTCGATCACCTCTATGCCGAGCTGCCGGAAGACCTTGCCGTGCAGCGCGCCTTCCTGGTCGCGGAGGCCGAACATGGCTGA
- a CDS encoding CapA family protein, with translation MTAGSSGGRASITLFLCGDVMTGRGIDQVLPNPGDPRICEPYVTSARDYVALAEERHGPLPLPLGFAEIWGEALPELTLAMPDLRIVNLETAVTRSEDCGDKGISYRMSPENLPCLTAAGIDCCVLANNHVLDWGRAGLIETLESLDQAGIKRAGAGRDDLEAGAPAILPVPEKGRVLVFAFGHGSSGVAPDWAATKARPGVNLLPDLSDASIEAVSLSVKANKGPGDLVVVSLHWGPNWGYGIPAAQRAFAKGLIEGGVDVVHGHSAHHVKGIEVYRQRPIFYGCGDFFDDYEGITGYEDYRDDLVLMYFVTLAAESGALLACRMTPLQIRRFRLNRVSERDARWMCDLLSREGAPLGTGAELGEDGRLSLTWR, from the coding sequence ATGACAGCCGGATCGTCGGGAGGCAGGGCGTCGATCACCCTGTTTCTTTGCGGCGACGTCATGACCGGCCGCGGCATCGATCAGGTGCTGCCGAACCCGGGCGACCCCCGGATTTGCGAGCCCTACGTGACCTCGGCCAGGGACTACGTCGCCCTGGCGGAGGAACGCCACGGCCCCCTCCCGCTGCCGCTCGGCTTCGCCGAGATCTGGGGCGAGGCGCTCCCCGAGCTGACTCTTGCGATGCCGGACCTGCGGATCGTCAACCTGGAGACCGCCGTCACCCGCAGCGAGGACTGCGGCGACAAGGGAATCAGCTACCGCATGAGCCCCGAAAACCTCCCTTGCCTGACCGCGGCGGGAATCGACTGCTGCGTGCTGGCCAACAACCACGTTCTCGACTGGGGCCGGGCGGGACTGATCGAGACCCTGGAGAGCCTCGACCAGGCCGGGATCAAGCGCGCCGGCGCCGGACGCGACGACCTCGAGGCCGGGGCGCCGGCGATCCTGCCGGTCCCGGAAAAGGGGCGGGTGCTGGTCTTTGCCTTCGGTCACGGCAGCAGCGGCGTCGCTCCGGATTGGGCCGCCACCAAGGCGCGGCCGGGGGTCAACCTATTGCCGGACCTGTCCGACGCCAGCATCGAGGCCGTTTCCCTATCCGTGAAGGCAAACAAAGGGCCGGGCGATCTCGTCGTGGTCTCGCTCCACTGGGGGCCGAACTGGGGCTACGGGATCCCGGCCGCGCAGCGCGCCTTCGCAAAGGGCTTGATCGAAGGCGGCGTCGATGTCGTCCATGGCCATTCCGCGCATCACGTGAAGGGCATCGAGGTCTATCGGCAGCGGCCGATCTTCTACGGCTGCGGCGACTTCTTCGACGACTACGAGGGGATCACCGGCTACGAAGACTATCGCGATGATCTGGTGCTGATGTACTTCGTCACCTTGGCGGCAGAGAGCGGTGCGCTCCTTGCCTGCCGGATGACGCCGCTCCAGATCCGGCGGTTCCGGCTCAACCGGGTGTCCGAGCGGGATGCCCGCTGGATGTGCGACCTGCTTTCTCGGGAGGGCGCGCCGCTCGGCACCGGCGCCGAGCTGGGCGAGGACGGCCGTCTGAGCCTCACCTGGCGCTGA
- a CDS encoding Glu/Leu/Phe/Val dehydrogenase: MRSGDRENVFRFADDLGPAQIVHVYEPTTGLKAIVVVDNIAAGPSIGGLRMAPDVSLEECFRLARAMTLKNAAAGLPHGGGKSVIFADPRMPAKDKERLIRAYACAIRDLSGYIVGPDMGTDERCMAWVRDEIGRAVGLPREIGGIPLDEIGATGFGLSVAVEVAKAHCDLKLDGARVAVQGFGSVGRHAARFLAQGGAVLVAAADSKGTLHDSEGIDIARLIEVKESGGSVLDYGRGQTLDRDAVVGVDCEIWIPAARPDVLRADNVSGLKAKLVAEGANIPVTPEAEAELHERGVLVIPDFIANAGGVICAAVEYAGGTQAAAFETIAEKVRHNTDAVLAAAAERKVTPRAAAVELAKQRVRRAMTYRRWS, encoded by the coding sequence ATGCGGAGCGGTGACAGGGAGAACGTCTTTCGTTTCGCCGACGACCTTGGCCCGGCGCAGATCGTCCACGTCTACGAGCCCACGACCGGTCTCAAGGCCATCGTCGTCGTCGATAACATCGCCGCCGGCCCCTCGATCGGCGGCCTGCGCATGGCTCCGGACGTCAGCCTGGAGGAGTGCTTTCGCCTGGCCCGTGCCATGACCCTCAAGAACGCCGCGGCGGGTCTGCCCCACGGTGGCGGCAAGTCGGTGATCTTCGCCGATCCTCGGATGCCCGCTAAAGACAAGGAACGGCTGATCCGCGCCTACGCCTGCGCCATCCGGGATCTCTCCGGCTACATCGTCGGGCCTGACATGGGGACGGACGAACGCTGCATGGCCTGGGTGCGCGACGAGATCGGCCGCGCGGTCGGCCTGCCGCGTGAGATCGGCGGCATTCCCCTCGACGAGATCGGCGCCACCGGTTTCGGGCTCAGCGTCGCCGTCGAGGTCGCCAAGGCCCATTGCGACCTGAAGCTCGATGGCGCCCGGGTCGCGGTCCAGGGCTTTGGCTCCGTCGGAAGGCACGCCGCCCGCTTCCTAGCGCAAGGCGGCGCGGTCCTGGTGGCCGCGGCCGACTCCAAAGGCACCCTGCACGATTCGGAAGGCATCGACATCGCCCGCCTGATCGAGGTTAAGGAGAGCGGCGGCAGCGTGCTCGACTACGGAAGGGGCCAGACGCTGGACCGAGACGCGGTCGTCGGCGTCGATTGCGAAATCTGGATCCCGGCCGCGCGTCCCGACGTGCTGCGCGCCGACAACGTCAGCGGGCTGAAGGCGAAGCTGGTGGCCGAAGGCGCCAACATCCCGGTGACCCCGGAGGCCGAGGCCGAGCTGCACGAGCGCGGCGTCTTGGTGATCCCCGACTTCATCGCCAACGCCGGCGGGGTGATCTGTGCCGCGGTGGAGTATGCCGGCGGGACGCAGGCCGCGGCCTTTGAGACCATCGCGGAGAAGGTCCGCCACAACACGGACGCCGTCCTAGCGGCCGCTGCCGAACGGAAGGTGACTCCGCGGGCCGCGGCGGTCGAGCTTGCCAAGCAACGGGTCCGCCGGGCCATGACCTACCGGCGCTGGTCCTGA
- a CDS encoding AMP-binding protein, which translates to MAVTAKLSDSMSDNHRRGGAPAVPKVGQPSYVHGVSPVPLIGKTIGVFFDEAAMRWADREALVVCHQDIRWSIGELKERVDALAAGLIALGLKPGERIGIWSPNNAEWLITQFATAKAGLVLVNINPAYRLPELEYALNTVGCAALITAPTFKASNYIDMLGELLPELKESEPGRLQSAAIPSLRILIRLGEGKSPGMLNFGEIAEQGGEAERSRLVELAGELQFDDPINIQFTSGTTGAPKASTLSHHSILNNAFFVAEDMRLTEADRLCIPVPMYHCFGMVLGSLVCITHGAAMIYPSEGFDARATLEAVEKERCTALHGVPTMFIAELDHPDFKDFDMSSLRTGIMAGAPCPIELMKRVMTEMHLGQITIAYGMTETGPVSFETSVDDPLERRVTTVGRVLPHTEVKIVDTEGRILPRGAPGELLTRGYCVMLGYWNDPKRTKKAIDEAHWIASGDIATIDEEGYCQIVGRIKDMVIRGGENIFPREIEEFLYTHSKIEDVQIIGVPDPKYGEELCACIKLHQGESATEEEIRDFCQGKIAHFKIPRYIEFVEGFPMTVTGKIQKFVMRQQMAEELGLEKR; encoded by the coding sequence ATGGCTGTGACCGCAAAGCTTTCCGACAGCATGAGCGACAACCACCGAAGGGGCGGCGCGCCTGCTGTGCCTAAGGTCGGCCAGCCGAGCTATGTCCACGGCGTGAGCCCGGTCCCCCTGATCGGAAAGACCATCGGTGTCTTCTTCGACGAGGCGGCAATGCGCTGGGCCGATCGCGAGGCCCTGGTCGTCTGTCACCAGGACATTCGCTGGTCCATTGGCGAGCTGAAGGAGCGCGTCGACGCCCTGGCCGCGGGTCTGATCGCCTTGGGATTGAAGCCGGGCGAGCGTATCGGCATCTGGTCGCCGAACAACGCCGAGTGGCTGATCACACAGTTCGCGACCGCCAAGGCGGGCCTGGTCCTGGTCAACATCAACCCGGCCTATCGCCTGCCGGAGCTGGAATATGCACTCAACACCGTCGGCTGTGCCGCGCTGATCACCGCGCCAACCTTCAAGGCCAGCAACTACATCGACATGCTGGGCGAGCTACTGCCCGAGTTGAAGGAGAGCGAGCCTGGCCGGCTGCAGAGCGCGGCCATCCCGTCGCTCCGGATCCTGATCCGCCTCGGCGAAGGGAAATCGCCGGGCATGCTCAACTTCGGCGAGATCGCCGAGCAGGGCGGCGAGGCAGAGCGATCCCGGCTCGTGGAGCTGGCCGGCGAGCTGCAGTTCGACGATCCCATCAACATCCAGTTCACCAGCGGCACCACCGGGGCGCCCAAGGCCTCGACCCTCAGCCACCACAGTATTCTGAACAATGCCTTCTTCGTGGCCGAGGACATGCGCCTGACCGAGGCCGACCGGCTCTGCATCCCGGTGCCGATGTACCACTGCTTCGGCATGGTGCTCGGCAGCCTGGTCTGCATCACCCACGGCGCGGCCATGATCTACCCCTCGGAGGGCTTCGACGCCCGCGCCACGCTCGAGGCTGTGGAGAAGGAGCGCTGCACCGCCCTGCACGGCGTGCCGACCATGTTCATCGCCGAGCTCGACCACCCGGACTTCAAGGACTTCGACATGAGCAGCCTGCGGACCGGGATCATGGCCGGCGCCCCTTGCCCGATCGAGCTGATGAAGCGGGTCATGACCGAGATGCACCTGGGGCAGATCACCATCGCCTACGGCATGACCGAGACCGGACCGGTCAGTTTCGAGACCTCGGTCGACGATCCCCTGGAACGCCGCGTCACCACGGTCGGTCGGGTCCTGCCGCACACCGAGGTCAAGATCGTCGACACCGAAGGGCGCATCCTGCCCCGCGGCGCGCCGGGCGAGCTGCTGACCCGGGGCTACTGCGTCATGCTGGGCTACTGGAACGATCCCAAGCGGACCAAGAAGGCGATCGACGAGGCGCATTGGATCGCGAGCGGAGACATCGCGACCATCGACGAGGAGGGCTACTGCCAGATCGTCGGCCGGATCAAGGACATGGTGATCCGCGGCGGCGAGAACATTTTCCCGCGCGAGATCGAGGAGTTCCTCTACACCCATTCCAAGATCGAGGACGTCCAGATCATCGGCGTTCCCGATCCGAAGTACGGCGAGGAGCTCTGCGCCTGCATCAAGCTTCACCAGGGGGAGAGCGCGACCGAGGAGGAGATCCGCGACTTCTGCCAGGGCAAGATCGCCCACTTCAAGATCCCGCGGTACATCGAGTTCGTCGAGGGCTTCCCCATGACGGTCACCGGCAAGATACAGAAGTTCGTGATGCGCCAGCAGATGGCGGAGGAACTGGGCCTGGAAAAGAGGTGA
- a CDS encoding dihydrolipoamide acetyltransferase family protein, translating to MSTFRLPDLGEGLQEAEIVAWHVGVGDHVVGDQPLVSVETEKAVVEIPSPQSGRIAKLHHVVGDIVPIGGALVDFGEAPAAEAGTVVGEIPEAMTAVPSAPETEPEGYKAAPAVRALARRLGVDLATVAPSGPGGAVTSKDVEGAAAEAEGAAPLEPLRGVRRAMARNMERSHAEVVPATVTEEADIGAWPDGADTTMRLVRAIAAGCAAEPALNAWYFGRDQGRRLHAKINLGIAMDTEDGLFVPVLRDVGGRSVEDLRLGLEAMKRDVAARSVPLEELRGQTVTLSNFGMFGGRHAALVILPPQVAILGAGQVHDAVVPVAGAPAVRRILPLSLTFDHRAVMGGEAARFLAVVKRDLEKGE from the coding sequence ATGAGCACCTTCCGGCTGCCCGACCTCGGAGAAGGCCTGCAGGAGGCAGAGATCGTCGCCTGGCACGTCGGTGTCGGCGATCACGTCGTCGGCGACCAGCCGCTGGTCTCGGTCGAGACCGAAAAGGCGGTGGTCGAGATCCCGTCACCGCAGTCCGGGCGCATCGCCAAGCTGCACCACGTGGTCGGCGACATCGTTCCAATCGGTGGCGCTCTGGTCGACTTCGGAGAGGCACCCGCCGCAGAGGCCGGAACGGTGGTCGGCGAGATCCCCGAGGCGATGACGGCCGTCCCGTCGGCACCGGAGACTGAGCCCGAAGGCTACAAGGCGGCGCCGGCGGTGCGAGCCTTGGCGCGGCGCCTGGGTGTCGACTTGGCCACGGTGGCGCCCAGCGGTCCCGGCGGGGCCGTCACCTCCAAGGACGTCGAAGGCGCCGCGGCGGAGGCGGAAGGTGCCGCACCCCTGGAGCCGTTGCGCGGTGTGCGCCGGGCCATGGCGCGGAACATGGAGCGCTCCCACGCCGAGGTGGTACCAGCGACGGTAACCGAAGAAGCCGACATCGGCGCCTGGCCGGACGGCGCGGACACGACCATGCGCCTGGTCCGCGCGATTGCGGCCGGCTGCGCCGCGGAGCCGGCCCTCAACGCCTGGTACTTCGGCCGCGACCAGGGCCGGCGCCTGCATGCGAAGATCAATCTCGGCATCGCCATGGACACCGAGGACGGGCTCTTCGTTCCGGTTCTGCGCGACGTCGGTGGCCGTAGCGTCGAGGACCTGCGCCTGGGCCTTGAGGCGATGAAGCGCGATGTCGCCGCGCGCAGCGTGCCGCTGGAGGAGCTGCGCGGCCAGACCGTCACGCTGTCCAACTTCGGTATGTTCGGCGGCCGCCATGCCGCCCTGGTGATCCTGCCGCCGCAGGTCGCGATCCTCGGCGCCGGACAGGTCCATGACGCCGTCGTGCCGGTCGCAGGGGCGCCGGCGGTGCGCCGGATCCTACCCCTGTCGCTGACCTTCGACCATCGGGCGGTGATGGGCGGCGAGGCCGCACGCTTCCTGGCAGTCGTGAAAAGGGACCTGGAGAAAGGCGAGTAG
- a CDS encoding alpha-ketoacid dehydrogenase subunit beta, protein MAEIAMVEAVRLALARAMAEDESVVVLGEDVGVDGGVFRATDGLLARFGEGRVLDTPLSESLFAGLAVGLGAQGFRPVVEYQFMGFIYPAIDQLLSHAGRLRTRTRGRLSSPIVVRAPYGGGIHAPEHHSESFEALFTHIPGLKVVIPASPARAYGLLLAAVRDPDPVVFLEPKRIYRAPKEDLDDDGAAAPLGSCFHLREGKDVTLVTWGAMVVETLAAAETLASEGITAEVIDVATLKPLDMATILGSVEKTGRCVVVQEAPLTSGFGAEIAARLADQGLMHLLAPLRRVAGFDTVMPLPRLEHLYMPGSERITAAVKSLLEYA, encoded by the coding sequence ATGGCTGAGATCGCAATGGTGGAGGCCGTTCGCCTGGCGCTGGCGCGGGCCATGGCCGAGGACGAGAGCGTAGTGGTCCTCGGCGAGGACGTCGGCGTCGACGGTGGCGTCTTCCGGGCGACCGACGGCCTGCTCGCGCGCTTCGGCGAGGGCCGCGTGCTCGACACCCCCCTGTCGGAGTCCCTCTTCGCCGGCCTGGCGGTGGGGCTCGGCGCCCAGGGCTTTCGGCCGGTGGTCGAGTATCAGTTCATGGGCTTCATCTACCCGGCGATCGATCAGCTGCTGAGCCACGCCGGGCGGCTCCGGACCAGGACCCGCGGGCGCTTGAGCAGTCCCATCGTCGTGCGCGCGCCCTACGGCGGGGGCATCCATGCGCCGGAGCACCATTCGGAGAGCTTCGAGGCGCTCTTCACCCACATCCCTGGACTCAAGGTCGTGATCCCTGCCTCGCCGGCCCGGGCCTACGGCCTGCTACTGGCGGCGGTCCGCGATCCCGATCCGGTCGTCTTCCTTGAGCCCAAGCGGATCTACCGGGCGCCCAAGGAGGACCTCGACGACGACGGCGCGGCCGCCCCGCTCGGAAGTTGCTTCCACTTGCGCGAGGGGAAGGACGTGACCTTGGTGACCTGGGGCGCGATGGTCGTCGAGACCCTCGCCGCCGCCGAGACCCTGGCCTCCGAGGGAATCACGGCCGAGGTTATCGACGTCGCGACCTTGAAGCCGCTCGACATGGCGACGATCCTAGGCTCGGTGGAAAAGACCGGGCGCTGCGTCGTCGTCCAGGAGGCGCCGCTGACTTCCGGCTTCGGCGCCGAGATCGCCGCCCGCCTGGCCGACCAAGGCCTGATGCATCTCTTGGCGCCGCTGCGCCGGGTCGCCGGCTTCGATACCGTGATGCCCCTACCGCGCCTGGAGCATCTCTATATGCCCGGGTCTGAACGGATCACCGCTGCGGTCAAGAGCCTGCTGGAGTACGCATGA
- a CDS encoding GH3 auxin-responsive promoter family protein, with the protein MLDLTPFLKLYAFQRGLQLRLEDPLLRQERELLILVGFAEHTRFGRDHAFGSIRSVADFQNNVPLRRYEDFWRDYWEPEFPRLVDCTWPGRVPFFALTSGTTTGVTKYIPCTHEMNAANVKAAADILVHHLASRPDSRMLAGLNFMLGGSTDLRELAPGIVAGDLSGIAAKTTPWWARLRYFPPRELETITDWEVKIERLAAASLEKDIRSISGTPSWLLLFFEKLAELRPERERRLCSYYPNLELVIHGAVSFAPYRRIFGELLEGSRAETREVYAASEGFIAVADRGDGEGLRLVTDNGLFFEFVPLEELDADQPTRHWLEDVEPGVNYAVVVTSCAGLWSYVIGDTVRFIERRPPRILITGRTSYSLSAFGEHLIDEEIETAVAAAAEAIGTTVVDYAVGALVPDRAGGRGQHLYIVEFTGSVPGQEALDSFVRLLDESLSKTNEDYQAHRAGDYGMKPPRLHAVRPGGFAAWMKSRGQLGGQHKVPRVVNDPELFRGLRDFVGAG; encoded by the coding sequence ATGCTGGATCTCACGCCGTTCCTCAAGCTCTACGCGTTCCAGCGAGGCCTGCAGCTGCGCCTGGAAGACCCGCTGTTGCGACAGGAACGCGAGTTGCTGATTTTGGTCGGCTTCGCCGAGCACACCCGCTTTGGCCGCGACCATGCCTTCGGCTCGATCCGGTCGGTCGCGGACTTCCAGAACAATGTGCCCCTGCGCCGCTACGAGGACTTCTGGCGCGATTACTGGGAACCCGAGTTCCCCAGGCTGGTCGACTGCACCTGGCCGGGCCGCGTGCCCTTCTTCGCCCTAACCTCGGGCACGACGACGGGCGTGACCAAGTACATTCCCTGCACGCACGAGATGAATGCCGCCAACGTCAAGGCGGCCGCGGATATACTGGTGCACCATCTGGCCAGCCGCCCCGACAGCCGGATGCTTGCGGGCCTCAACTTCATGCTGGGCGGCAGCACCGACCTGCGTGAGCTGGCCCCCGGCATCGTGGCCGGCGACCTCAGTGGAATCGCCGCCAAGACGACGCCCTGGTGGGCCCGGCTGCGTTACTTTCCGCCGCGCGAGCTGGAGACAATCACGGACTGGGAGGTCAAGATCGAGCGGCTTGCAGCGGCCTCGCTGGAGAAGGACATCCGCAGCATCAGCGGTACGCCCAGTTGGCTGCTGCTTTTCTTCGAGAAGCTGGCCGAGTTGAGGCCGGAACGCGAGCGGCGGCTCTGCAGCTACTACCCGAACCTGGAGCTGGTGATCCACGGTGCGGTCAGCTTCGCGCCCTACCGGAGGATCTTCGGCGAGCTGCTCGAGGGCAGCCGGGCCGAGACCCGCGAAGTCTACGCCGCGAGCGAGGGCTTTATCGCCGTCGCCGACCGCGGCGATGGCGAGGGCCTGCGGCTGGTCACCGACAACGGGCTGTTCTTCGAGTTCGTGCCCCTTGAAGAGCTGGACGCCGACCAGCCGACCCGGCATTGGCTCGAGGATGTCGAGCCAGGGGTCAACTACGCCGTCGTCGTGACCTCCTGCGCAGGGCTCTGGTCCTACGTCATCGGCGACACGGTCCGCTTCATCGAGCGCAGGCCACCGCGCATCCTGATCACTGGCCGCACCAGCTATTCGCTCTCCGCCTTCGGCGAGCACCTGATCGACGAGGAGATCGAGACCGCCGTCGCCGCTGCGGCCGAGGCCATCGGGACCACGGTTGTCGACTACGCCGTCGGCGCACTGGTTCCGGACCGCGCCGGTGGGCGGGGACAGCACCTCTACATCGTCGAGTTCACCGGGTCCGTCCCGGGGCAAGAGGCGCTCGACAGCTTCGTGCGCCTCCTGGACGAGTCCCTGTCGAAGACCAACGAGGACTATCAGGCCCATCGGGCCGGCGATTATGGCATGAAGCCGCCGCGCCTCCACGCCGTGCGGCCCGGCGGCTTCGCCGCCTGGATGAAGAGCCGTGGCCAGCTGGGCGGGCAGCACAAGGTCCCGCGGGTCGTGAATGATCCCGAGCTGTTTCGGGGTTTGCGAGACTTCGTGGGCGCTGGCTAG